One segment of Vicugna pacos unplaced genomic scaffold, VicPac4 scaffold_20, whole genome shotgun sequence DNA contains the following:
- the LOC140693991 gene encoding uncharacterized protein, with product MVVSVLMGSYLGTPRSHADSPESFGVTELSSTAGSPFTKPSTHKQTLSTSPSSPSPREPLFCLCGFACAEHFMQIESLHSSMYSWLHSIPGNFSKTASHRNLLPASGAQGHGMVGADCTAVKTAELVTAGALTPSSINQDTSTDTGRAQNCLSPEDTADK from the exons atggtggtcagcgtgctgatgggcagttacttggggactcccaggagccatgctgattctcctgagtcattcggggttacagaactgtcaagcactgcaggaagcccattcac gaaacccagtacgcataagcagacattatcaacttccccatcctccccaagccccagggagccactcttctgtctctgtggatttgcctgtgctgaacatttcatgcaaatcgagtcacttcat agttctatgtatagttggttacattctatacctggaaatttctccaaaactgcttcccac cgtaatctcttaccagcatcaggagctcagggccacgggatggtgggggctgactgcactgccgtcaagacagctgagctagtcactgcag gtgccctcacccccagtagcatcaatcaagacaccagcactgacactggccgtgctcagaactgcctcagccctgaagacactgctgacaaatag